The genomic region CAGTTGTTTGTTGACTTTGTAAAAGCCAGCTTAAAGCATGCAAAGTCTTTGAAGTTGTACAAACCATTGAAAAAAACAAAAGCAGTTGCAGATAAATCATGATCTCCGGCCGCTACTCGAATAAGCTTAGGGTTCGTTCGTGTGGCTTATTGGTTGAAACAAACAAACTGCTTCTTGTAGAGCTAAATTCGCCTGTGACCAATCAATGGACCTGGATTCCTCCGGGCGGAAAAGTTGAGTTTGGGGAAACTTTAGAGGAAGCACTAATTCGTGAGTTTCGGGAAGAGACAGGCTTGCGGGTATCAGTTGTGAAGCTTATGCATGTCAATGAGATCATAAAACCACCTATTCATGCCGTTGAGTTTTATTATCTGGTACAGAGAGAAGAAGGTGAGTTAAGATTAGGTGCTGATCCGGAATTAAAGGAAGAGCAACAGATTCTTCGAGATATCGGATTTTTTTCGAGACAAGATTTACAGAAAATGGCGGTATCTCCCAAATTTGTAGAGGATGAATTTTGGGAAGCTATGAAGAATGGAACCGATCAACGTTAGCCGGAAGCGTAAAACAAAAAGTACTTCCTTTTCCAACTTCACTCTCAGCCCAAATCCGGCCCTTATTTTTGGAAATAAAATCTTTGCATAGCATAAGTCCTAAACCGGTTCCTTTTTCATCATTGGTCCCGTCAGTGGTATAAAAACTGGTTTCATCAAAAAGCATATCAAGTTGTTTGCCGGATATACCAACCCCATTATCTTGAATACAGAATCGAACAATATCTCCTTTTATCTCTGACCAGACTTTAATTACCCCATTTTCCGGGGTGAATTTAATGGCATTGGAAAGAAGGTTTAAAATTACCAACCCGATCATATTTTTGTCAGCGTAAACTGAAATTTCAGGAGTTAGTTTATTTTGAATATCAATATTCTTATTACTTGCCTGGTACGATTGTATCTTTTGGTTTTCTGAAAATTGAGTACTCAAATTAAATTGTTCAGGTGCAACCTTATAGCCATCGAGTTGGCTTCGTGCCCAGTTTAAAAGGTTATTCAACAGGGTAGAGGTATATTTAAATTTATCAGCCAGTTCAGGAATTAAATCCTGGATTTGTTTTTTGGAAAGCTGATTCATTTCGGTGAGTGTGATGAATCCATACAGAGAACTCAAAGGGCCGCGAAGGTCGTGGGAGATTATGGAAAACAACTGTGTTTTTATTTCATTCATCTCCTTGAGCCTTTTCGCCTGATCTTCAATTTGAGTGTTTTTCTCATAAAGCAATTTATTGGCTTTCTTGCGGAGGGCAGAATTTCGATTTTGTCCATAGGCTACAAGTACGGCAATAACCAATAAAGAAAGTGTCAGGATAATCAGCATATTGCGAT from Gracilimonas sp. harbors:
- a CDS encoding NUDIX hydrolase, with product MISGRYSNKLRVRSCGLLVETNKLLLVELNSPVTNQWTWIPPGGKVEFGETLEEALIREFREETGLRVSVVKLMHVNEIIKPPIHAVEFYYLVQREEGELRLGADPELKEEQQILRDIGFFSRQDLQKMAVSPKFVEDEFWEAMKNGTDQR